GTAAcccagaaagaaaaccaaggaCTTTATACAGAcaataaaatctaaatttttCTGCAATGGTCTTGTGGGCCCTACAGATGGGGCAATACACATACGCGCTAGTGAAACGAACACTAGGTCTGCTGTATCTAACCATTCAAATAATGTGAAATCTAGGACCAGGTGTCGCGATGATGTCGCTGTAAGGCTCCTCCTGTGTCAGCTCTATAGCTTGCTGTTTTTTAAGTACCAGGAAACTGTAGAATTTTGCAGCTGCTTGTTTTCTATTTGTATTCCTGCACAGCTCAAGCAAACTGATAGATTCTGCTCCAGTCTTCGCAAGAGCTCTCTGAAAAACATCAAtaccacaaattaaaaaattacataCGCACGTGAACATCAACTGGAAGGTTCTGTTTGTCACCCCCGAGACACTGTGAAAGACTGGGAAGGACTCAATGCTGGATGGGGACATTATAACATGTACATAAAAATTCTGCATGGGTCTTACCTAAATGAAACCAAGTAGGTTTCCCAGggatgtatgaaaaaaaatcaatcctgAGGTCTGTCCAACTTATAGTTACATATTCCAGAAACtccaaaaataatcattatttatttaaaaaaatcaggagctAAGGTTCTTTAATGAGGCACTTTTCCCAAGGTGAAAGCctgtttatttctaaaaatcttgTTTGTCTGAAACTAAGTACCCAAAAGTTGCTTATGTTTTTTCAAAGTCTTGgccagaatattaaaaaaaatcaggaaaatacaTCTGTTTGCTGGCTAGAACAACTACTGACGTCttcaatttaaaacagaacCGTCTGCTCTGGAATATCTACGAGATGAAAAGATATTAGGCTGGCCAAACCAAATTACTTTATATTAAACAGATCTTAACTTTGAATCTCATTACAgatttaatgtttctgttaTCCAGTCTGATCCTTTTTGGGCACATGGAAGAAAGAATCAAACAAAAAGCTAGACATGGCCCAAAGAGAATTAGAATTCTGAAGCTCTTTTCAGAAATCcataatgaaacagaaaaagaacacatCAGGCAACGTTACCAACTAAACATCTGTACaatttaaaagtatgttttaagTGACAGTTGCACTGGTTTTAGCTGGGGCAGAACTAGTTTTCTTCTTAGCAGCTCATCTGGTGTCATGTTTTGAATTTGTGATCCAAACCctgctgataacacaccaatgttttagctgttgctgagcagtgctcgCACAGCACCAAGGCCATCTCTGTTTCTCGTGCTGTCGCACCAGTGAGTAGGCTGAGAAATGAACAAGCTGGGAAGGAACCCAGACAaaacagctgaccccaactgatccaagggatattccatgccatatgatgtTGTGCTCAGCACTAAAAGCTGGGGGATAATAGGAATGGGAGGGGGCGTAGGACATGTCTTCAGAGTTAGTGTTACTTTCCTGGAAAATGGCTAAACATCTGCTTGCTtatgggaagtagtgaatgagTTCCTTATTCTGCTTTGCCAGCATGCACAGCTATGCTCCATTTATTACACTGTTTTTACATCAACCCGtgagttttcttgcttttaactTTTCAATATTGTCCCCCATCCCGctgagaggaaggagggagtgAGTGTGTGGTGCCTACTGGGGTTAACCCACACGAACAGTTTAAAACAACCTTAAACTGGCAGAATTCTTGAAGACATGCAAGAGAACTGACTTAATTCACATTAGTCTTCAATGTAACACATTTGTGTTCCaaaaatttaaagcttttgCTTGATTAtgtatttctaagaaaatacagattattcctaaatcttgttttattgaaaactcagcagctcctgaaaaaaacaaactaatggAACTTCAGAGATACAATAGCAACAAGAAGTTTCTATCAGGAGATAGAGCctaatttcagacaaaaaaagacagctttggaaaaatctAGAGAACAAAACCAGCTGAGAGAGATTGGATTGACCCTTCTCCAGGTTTGCCAAAACAATTAACGGGGGGAATGGGGATGAAACTGCAAACCAGACTGAAGAGCAGAGATAGACCTCTATATGCAAGTAGAGGCAAGTTTGCACTTAAGTTTAAGGACATACTACAGGTTTTCAAatttattaacagaaaaaagcCCTTTAGTTTTAGCAAGCAAGAATCCATTCTACAGAAGATTATCTGTGCAGACTAACACTGGCAGTCTGAGGCCACATGCTGAAAAGTAATGCAGCACTTCAGCCAAGGACATATTCCCACAGTTGTTGCAGATTCAGCTTATCATAGCACAGAAGTTTTCAAACCAGCCTATCCAGGAGCAAACATCCTGTAAAACAGTTTTATCCCCAGACCTCAATGATGTTTCCTTAGTCTTATAGGACACAAAGTCAGTGGTCTGAAGGTTTCATTACAAAAAGACAATCAAACCCCATTATTTTAGAGTTTGTATTTCTGGGAATCTTACTTGCACACAAAGCACGTCTGGAAAATACTTAAGTGAAAAGTTTTGCTTCAAATATTCTTTGGAAAAGAGCGGCaattatattataatttattCAATTacaagccatttttttcttccctaagacaaaacagatattttaaatctaTAACATCTGACAATAAAACTCTTACTTAAACTTTTAACTCCAGTTGAAAGCATCAGTGGGCACACTCAAAAGCTACCTTAACAGAAAGTAAATTATGATGCGTACCTGAAGCCCATGAAGCATTTGTTGAGTCCTCTTATTCCATCTCCGTTCTTCTTGATCCTGATCACCCCCTGTGCCATCTTCTTCCTGCAAGCAGCCAAAACTCATACGCTTATTAAAACACCAGAAGATCTCATCTACTGAGTTATAAAAGAGGCATTTCTAAATATCACTGCAGCTCTTTCATCTAGATAGACATGATTTAGCCAGGTTTAGACAACTTGATTCACAGGATACAGCTAGGAGAGGCAGGAAATGGGGTACAGAGGAAAACACGCATAAGCTGATGTACCTTAGTAAAGGTTGCATGCCACTAGGATTATACCTCAAAACGTTATGCTGACAAGTAGTAAAACAAAGTTGTTCAGTCATGATGGCTGAAAACAGTCTACTCTAGGACCACTAGTATTGAGCATAGTATCagcagtgcttttattttgtaaacattAACAAACACAGACCTGCTCTCATTTCACTGTGGAAATAGAaccagtgaaaaggaaaataggtTGCTAAAAGCTGCAAAAGAGAGCTGAGTTGTTATTGCTGACCATGTCCAATGAAGCACTTAAGACAGAAGAGTGCTTATTTATAGAAGATATGTTGCAtatggctttaaaaatgaaagttgtgtttcaaaacagcaattttaaaaaatcaccaTATGCAAGCAATATCTATTTTGTTTCCAGTCTTAAGAACTtcaaactgaacagaaaacactgcttgGACAAATTTTATGTTCCTCAAAATTAAgtcagcatttatttcttcGTTGTACTactgaaattaacatttctctgcaaacaacagcattttttttttgcactgctAAGAAAACCATCTTGACTAAAGTCATTCACAATTCTTTGTATATGTGACCTATTAGAGAAGGAAACTGCAGAAGTCCAGCTATATTCTTTTTCCAACagtaaatcactttttaaaaagctagtTTACTATTTATGCATTTTGGACGTAAATAAAAACGTAAATAAAGTTTGTTTTGATAtccacaaaatattaaatattgtgGCTAAGaacaactttcctttttttttttttttcaatatctaGTTAAGGTGGGATGAACTAGTTAAGTAAGATGAAATCATAAGAGTTCAAAACTTCTTGTGTAAGGCATCAAAACCATAAAGGGTGGTTTAATCAGACCATACCTGAGAAATGAAGCACCCTCTAGTTCTAAGGTGAATGCATATGTAATTTGTAAAGTGGTCATGCAGCAACTTTAAAATCTCTATTTCCAAAGTGTATCACTTCCCAAGTAAGGAAGTAAAGATTTGGTTCTTATGAATCTACTAAATTAAAGTCAAAACAGTGCCAGGGAACACACAAACCCTTTCTGCACAGCTTGCTTTTAAAGAGCTCAGATCTtacctcctcttcttcttcttcctccttctccttttccttgtccttctctttttctggcAGAAGTTCCAGCTCTGGTATTAGCTGGCAGATGTTTTGGGGCTCCTCTGGAGGCATTTCTACAGGTGGTATTTCCAACTGTTGTGATGGTGGATGCTTTAAGAGTACACAGTACAGGTAAGCAGAGACCATTAGCTTATTGATCCTTTTACCATAGAATACTGATGCTACAAAACAGTTTCACAAAATCCAAGTCTCTGAATCTTAGCTGTTTATCtgaagctttgaaaaaatagaagctttttttgttttgttctccatACCTGTAGCTTTAATCCTCTATGTTCTACTCAAACCAAAATCGTGGCATTACAACTTTACTAGGAAAAAGGCTTTCCAGCAACTTTTTTTAGTTAATCACCCAAACTACCAATCTTATTTCTTGGATCAGCACGTGCAACTTTAAAACCCCATGTAACCAGATGCAGTGCTACATGAACACACTTACTGGAACAAGACATATTCAGAGGATCAAAATATCTTCCTTTGCAATATAAGCAggaaggatatatatatatatatatatatatatttaagtaggCACTTTGGAAAGTTTCTGAATATATTATGAGTGATTCTGGTGCTAGATTATCATTcttagaagatatttttatcaacaggaaaattcagaaaaaacgTTTAGAAAGGTGTATGTAGTCCattctaatgaaaaatatacagtattccccccccccctcaagcTATACACAGTTAGATGTTTGCCAGTAAAGTTACTTCTGCACCAGAAACTGGGGTATATGTGTACCCCAAACTAGGTCAAAATAACTTGTATTTGAGCATCATACTGCAGGTATTTCTAGAGGTATGCTTCTGGCTGGCATGATCCAAGATTTCCCAACACATTGTTCACTTCAGCACAAAGTACAAGCAATTGATGTAAATTTCATCCAGTGCCTCTCCCTTTTTGTAAGGCAGCGTAACATTTAGTAGTTTAATTCAACAGGAACCCACTACCCATGAAACACAAGGCGctggataaaaaaaattgtacaaatATGAGAAAGACCGCACAATCCAGGACTGTTCTTTCTCACCAGATTAGCATTCAGAAAGAACACACCTTCGTTTAACGTTGTTTCTCTCCCCCTTGACAAATATGGTTTCATTTCAGGCTGTATCACAGCTTTTACAGAAGGGGTAGATATGAAACAGTTTCCATGTCTACCCAGCAAAAAAGCCCTTCCTGAAGATCAAAGTTTTTGTTTGAACCCTTAACCACGGACCAGTGGTACTGTCTTTCAAAAAGGAAGAGTTTCTGCAGTTTGCACTACCCTTTCTGATAGTGAAAGCTGTTCACATACACTTGCCACAACAAAAGATCTTCATATAATTTACTCCTTGACGACTTCTTTTGGATGAAACAATGACACATCCCTATTCTACTTGACTTCAGGGAAAAGCTTAATCATTTAAGAAAGACACCATAAAGACTACCCATATAAAGAGATTCTACTATTCCAGCACTACAAAAAGACTACCTTAAATCCACATCACTTCCTGCTCAAAGATACCTCCCACTTCtaaagtacagaagaaaaatattactcaCAGGTAACACTGGTTCTGGTTCCACTTGCTGCAGTTTGCGTTTAACACCAGTCTGAGGTGGTGGGGGGGGCATAACAGATTCATCTAGGTTGGTTCTGCTGCCTTCCATCATTGATTCTTGCAAGCGACTTGGTTCTTCCAGAATAGGTTCATCTGTATTCCATAACAAAACCAGTTTTAGATATGTCAGTACAGTTTGAAATTACAGTTCAAAGTCCAATCTGTTATTTAGAATGAAGCACCCTAACAGTTTGCATAGTTTCTGCAGTGACTTAAATGGAATCGGTACAGATGTGCATACATACCAATACAATACCCACTTAATCCACTGGATCAAAACAAATCTCTGGTCTTCTATTTCTAgacaaaaagctattttaagtCAGAGACTGTATAGAAAGCTAAGCAAACAAAGTCCTTTGCTTCATTATCTTTGGTGACTTAATATAAAGcacagtggaaaacaaaagctccCAGGGAAAGCAGAGCATCCTGGACAAGAAACAAACCAATGACTTCTCgctgctgttgttgctgctgctgttgctgctcctCTCTGGGAACCTCTGGGTTTTCAAAGTCTTTAAGGAACTCATCAAGGTTGTCAGCTTCGCcacctttcctcctctttcttagGTCTTCTGGTACCAGGGGTGTCAGACAACGAGTAAAGAGCTATAGGGGAAAGGTTACATTATTCGCTATTGTAGCTCACTGTCCTCTTAATTCAGATCAAGTAATCATAGGTcatcttcccttcccatttttAAGCTCCTCTCCAAgagcaacattaaaaaaaagatcaagttTGCACTTGTTTCTGTAACTGATCAATATTTAAGTACTGGTGTTTAGTGTTGTATTTAATTATCATTTTGATTATGAGTACTCCTAACACTATATTGCTATTCATATACTGATGTTTACTATCTGAGGCACAAATCTGAATGCAGCCCATTTAGAAATAAACCTGTACAAAAACATTACCTTCAGTAGCCTGTTATTCCACAAAGGCTGTGcaggcagagagaaaagcttttcaaCTCCCCCAGTTTCTTTCCACATCATCAGTTTCTTTGTAGGAGGTGCCAAGTCCAAAGTAGTAACAATATCAGAGTAGTCACTTAATTGAGCTCGAATGGTCTTGCTGTCCAGTTCTTTCACACTGTCCACAAtcagctttctcttcctctttgctttggtttccttGACTGTTGagatttttagaaattaatgaAGGTTAGCTCAACCAGATACCACGTTGTAGTAGGAATCTTATGGGGTCTCTACAGGTCTTCCTTGC
The genomic region above belongs to Cygnus atratus isolate AKBS03 ecotype Queensland, Australia chromosome 2, CAtr_DNAZoo_HiC_assembly, whole genome shotgun sequence and contains:
- the RAD21 gene encoding double-strand-break repair protein rad21 homolog codes for the protein MFYAHFVLSKRGPLAKIWLAAHWDKKLTKAHVFECNLESSVESIISPKVKMALRTSGHLLLGVVRIYHRKAKYLLADCNEAFIKIKMAFRPGVVDLPEENREAAYNAITLPEEFHDFDQPLPDLDDIDVAQQFSLNQSRVEEITMREEVGNISILQDNDFGDFGMDDREMMREGSAFEDDMLVSTSASNLLLEPEQSTSHLNEKANHLEYEDQYKDDNFGEGNDGGILDDKLLSNNDGGIFDDPPALSEGGVMMPEQPPHDDMDDDDNVSMGGPDSPDSVDPVEPLPTMTDQTTLVPNEEEAFALEPIDITVKETKAKRKRKLIVDSVKELDSKTIRAQLSDYSDIVTTLDLAPPTKKLMMWKETGGVEKLFSLPAQPLWNNRLLKLFTRCLTPLVPEDLRKRRKGGEADNLDEFLKDFENPEVPREEQQQQQQQQQREVIDEPILEEPSRLQESMMEGSRTNLDESVMPPPPPQTGVKRKLQQVEPEPVLPHPPSQQLEIPPVEMPPEEPQNICQLIPELELLPEKEKDKEKEKEEEEEEEEEDGTGGDQDQEERRWNKRTQQMLHGLQRALAKTGAESISLLELCRNTNRKQAAAKFYSFLVLKKQQAIELTQEEPYSDIIATPGPRFHII